The Acidaminococcales bacterium genome includes the window GATTGCCGGCGCGCCCCTTACTTCAAGCCTGCGGATAGCCTGGATTATTCGCTTATAATCAGAACACACTATGTAAGAAAGAGAATGCGGCAATTTGGTCTGATCAATTATTTTAAGGGAGCCGCCCTGCCACTGCAAGGTATTCATGGAGCAAACCCGCCGAAATCGTCCAAGGCGTGCCGACAGGAACAATCTTCGTCAAATTCCGCCAAAGCCGCCAAGACACTTTCAATGTAAAGCGCAATTGCCGCTTTGGATTTTTCCATGCAATCAAACACTTCTTTATGGCTGAGCGGGCTTGGGGATATTCCGGCGGCCATATTGGTCACAAGCGAAAAAGCGGCATAACACATTTGAGCCTCCCGCGCCAGGACCAACTCCGGCACTCCGGTCATACCGACAATATCGCCACCTAAAATTTTATACATTTTTATTTCCGCGCCCGTTTCAAAACGCGGGCCTTCAGTACACACATAAGTGCCGCCGCCGTGGCACACAAAGCTGTCCTTTAGCGCGCACCGCAAAAGCATTTTACGCAAAAAGGGGCAGTATGGTTCCGTAAGGTCAATATGCGCTACTCTTTTGTCTTTGCCGTCAAAGAAAGTATAGATACGGTTTTTGGTAAAATCAAGCACCTGATCGGGGACAACTATGTCCCCAACCTTCATTTTCGCATTCAAAGAACCTACCGCCGTGCTGGCAATTATCGCTTTGACGCCGAGCTTTTTTAAGGCCCAAATATTGGCACGATAATTGACCATATGCGGCGGCACGCTATGGTCACGACTGTGCCTGGCCATAAAAACTGCTCTTTTGCTATTTATCT containing:
- the mtnP gene encoding S-methyl-5'-thioadenosine phosphorylase, giving the protein MINIALIGGSGLYLPVMLKNIEESAIDTPYGQVIYAHGEINSKRAVFMARHSRDHSVPPHMVNYRANIWALKKLGVKAIIASTAVGSLNAKMKVGDIVVPDQVLDFTKNRIYTFFDGKDKRVAHIDLTEPYCPFLRKMLLRCALKDSFVCHGGGTYVCTEGPRFETGAEIKMYKILGGDIVGMTGVPELVLAREAQMCYAAFSLVTNMAAGISPSPLSHKEVFDCMEKSKAAIALYIESVLAALAEFDEDCSCRHALDDFGGFAP